The sequence below is a genomic window from Mauremys reevesii isolate NIE-2019 unplaced genomic scaffold, ASM1616193v1 Contig18, whole genome shotgun sequence.
CGTGTCCCCTCCCATGGCACCCCCGGCGATCCCTGATACTGCCCTGCCCGAGGCCAGAGGGACCCGGTGCCCGGTCACCTCCCCCGCCCGTGTCTTTCCCAGCACCTGTGTCCTCCCACGGCACCCACGGCGATCCCTGATACTGCCCTGCCCGAGGTACCCGGCGCCCGGTCTCCCCCTGCGCCCGTGTCCCCTCCCACGGCACCCCCAGCGATCCCTGatactgccctgcccctgcccgaggCCAGAGGTACCCGGCCCCCAGCGCCCGCATCCCCCCCACGGCACCCCCAGCGATCCCTGtaactgccccgccccggccccaggccAGAGGTACCCCGTGCCCGGTCTCCTCAGTGTCTGTGTCCCCTCCCACGGCACCCGCAGCGATCACTGatactgccctgcccctgcccgaggCCAGAGGTACCCAGCCCCCGGTGCCTGTGTCTCCCCCAGcatccacagcccctccccatggcccccccagcccccagggatTACTGATACTGTCTCTGCCTGAGGCCAAGGTGCCCGGCCCCCAGTGCCTGTGTCTCCCCCAGTGCCCGTGGGCCTCCCACGACCCCCCAGCACCCAGCAATCCCTGatactgccctgcccctgcccgaggCCAGAGGTACCTGGCGCCCGGTGCCCGTGTCTCCCCCAACACCTGCGTCCCCTCCCACGGCACCCACGGCGATCCCTGatactgccctgcccctgcccgaggCCCCTGACCCCTGGTGCCCGTGTCTCCCCCAGCGCCTGAGGAGCACCCAGCAATCCCTGatactgccctgcccctgcccgaggCCAAGgtgcccacaccccctccccgtGGCACCCCAGTGTCTGTgcacccaggccctgcaccccacagcaccccctgcacaGGTGCCCAAGCCCCTTACGGTGgtgccccctcctgcccacctccccagcaaccccatccccttcccagcccccagcaccgccccctcctcctccccacatacccccagtgctccagcccccacaggcccccccgtaccatctccccactccccgcaggcaCCCCCAAGGCCAACGTGttcacagcccagccccaggagctgggaaaACCCAACACCCTGATCTGCCAGGTGGGCAACCTCTTCCCGGCCTCGGTGACCGTGTCGTGGCAGCGGCTGGGGGAGCCGGTGAGCCAGGGCATCAACACCACACGGTACTACCCCACCGAGGACCTGGGCTTCCTGCTCTTCTCCTACCTGGAGTTCACCCCGCAGGAGGGCGACGTCTACACCTGCACCATCACGCGGCCCAGGGACCGCTTCTCCACCGTGGCCTATTGGGGTGAGAGACCCCCCGatcctccctgctgcaccccgatccgccccctgctgcaccccattcCTCCCCCATCCTTCTATCCCTCCCCCACGTCTCCCCACCTGCACCATCACGCGGCCCAGGGACCGCTTCTCCACCGTGGCCTACTGGGGTGAGAGACCCCCCTGATCCGCTCCCCGatcctccctgctgcaccccgatcCGTCCCCTGCACCCCGATCCTCCCCCATCCTTCTATCCCTCCCCCACGTCTCCCCACCTGCACCATCACGCGGCCCAGGGACCGCGTCTCCCCCGTGGCCTACTGGGGTGAGGAGCCCCGATCCACTCCCGATccacctcctgctgcaccccgatCCTCCCCCATCcttctatccctcccccacatctcCCCACCTGCACCATCACGCGGCCCAGGGACCGCTTCTCCACCGGGGCCTACTGGGGTGAGGGACCCCCAGATCCACTCCCCGAtctgccccctgcaccccgatcctCCCCCATCCTTCTATCCCTCCCCCACGTCTCCCCACCTGCACCATCACGCGGCCCAGGGACCGCTTCTCCACCGTGGCCTACTGGGGTGAGGGAGCCCCCGATCCACTCCCCGAtctgccccctgcaccccgatcctCCCCCATCCTTCTATCCCTCCCCCACGTCTCCCCACCTGCACCATCACGTGGCCCAGGGACCGCTTCTCCACCGTGGCCTATTGGGGTGAGAGACCCCCCGATCCGCCCAGCTgcacccccctccgcccccagctgcacccctttcctcccccatCCTTCTATCCCTCCCCCACGTCTCCCCACCTGCACCATCACGCGGCCCAGGGACCGCTTCTCCACCGTGGCCTACGGGGGTGAGAGACCCCCCGATCCACTCCCCGgtcctccctgctgcaccccgatcTGCCCGCTGCTGCACCCCGTTCTTCCCCCTGCACCCCGTTCCTCCCCCATCCTTCTATCCCTCCCCCACGTCTCCCCACCTGCACCATCACGCGGCCCAGGGACCGCTTCTCCACCGTGGCCTACTGGGGTGAGAGACCCCCCCGATCTGCTTCCCgatccacccctgcaccccgttcctccctgctgcaccccgatcCTCCCCCCTCCGTCGATCCCTCCCCTGCACGTCTCCCCACCTGCACCATCACGCGGCCCAGGGACCGCTTCTCCACCGTGGCCTACTGGGGTGAGGGAGCCCCCGAACCACTCCCCGATCCGCCGCCTGCTGCACCCCGTTCCGCCCCGCTGACCCCGGTTCCCCCCCCTGCCTGGTTGCTCTCCCCACGTCTCCCCACCTGCACCATCACGCGGCCCAGGGACCGCTTCTCCACCGTGGCCTGGGGACTGCTTCTCCACCACGGCCCACTGGGGTAGGAGATTTCCCCCCTGCACTTAATTCAAGCCCCCCCAAACTCGATCCCCTCCATACCCAATCCCCCTCCTCCTGACCCTGcatctccccagctccccccgcTTCTGGGATCCCTCCCTGATTCCCCGCCCTTGGCCTGTGTGCCCCACCCCTCCCGCCTCCCCCGCTGCCGGGAGCCCCCCACCAATCTCAccctgtacccccctccccccgctgttgTGTCTCCAGTGCCCCAGAACCCCGTCCCCTCGGAGCTGCTGGAGAACGCGCTGTGCGGCCTGGCCATCGCCCTGGGCATCTTCTTCATGGTCACCGGGATCGTCCTCCTCCTCAAATCCCGCAGGCCCAGCCCCACAGGTACGCCAGGGCGCTGccccagctggggatggggggagtctagtgggttagagcagaggggtctgggggccaggactcctgggttctatccctggcttggGGGTGCacctggtgggttagagcagggggggatgggagccaggactcctgggttctatccctggcttggGGGTGcatctggtgggttagagcagggggggatgggagccaggactcctgggttccatccctggcttGGGGGTGcatctagtgggttagagcagggggggatgggagtcaggactcctgggttccatccctggcttgggggtgcacctagtgggttagagcaggggggtgggggggatgggagccaggactcctgggttccatccctggcttGGGGGTGCATCTGGTGGGTTAgatgggggtgctgggagccaggactcctgggttctatccctggctctgaggGGAAGGGGGGCATCTGCTGGATTACAGAGggaggctgggcaccaggactcctgggttctatctcttcCATTGAATCTCCTTGTTCTGTGTTTTCACCCTCAGAGTGAACTCCGAGTGGCTGGAAACGCCCGAAGAACTGTGAGGAGACGCCCCGAACCCCTCCCCgttccagccccccagcccttgGGAACTGTGGGAAAGGCAGTTCCTGGAACCAGCTGCAGTCAGCATGGTGCTGAGATCGGACACACTCACTACACACGGGCCACGTCCGTGGGAACCTGGTGCCTCTCCTCCGGGGGTGCCacgctctgccccctcctgcattcCAGCCATGCAGCGTGCCTGGGGCAGACTCCCACTCCCGGTCTGTGCCAGGGGTCGCCCCACACCGGCGTATCGGTGCCTTATCCAGCCTCCTGCTAATAAAGGTCTATTTCCTGGAGCCGTCGCGCCTCTGCCCCTCTGTATCCCCACCTCTCCCCGCACCCCCATAGCCCTCCCCCCatgccaccccaacccctcctgtcctgcagggaccccgctggggcggggggagctcacACGCTGCGGCCAGTTCAGCCCTCAGCGAAGGGGACAGTTACTGCCCGTGCCGGGGGCACCCGTCCCGCTAGGATCTCGGCTGAGACCCACCAAGTCCATGACACTGATCAGAACCTGTATCCCCGTTCctcaccccctgagccagccaggccctggcCTGGGGCCGGATCAGAACCAGTGACCCCGAGAGGagacaggccccgtgtcccattcctcaccccctgagccagccagcccctgccctggggtcaTATCGGAACCAGCgacccccagaggggacaggccccgtgtcccattcctcaccccctgagccagccagtccctggccTGGGGCCGTATCGGAACCAGCgacccccagaggggacaggccctgtgtcccattcctcaccccctgagccagccagcccctgccctggggctggatcagaaccagtgacccccagaggggacaggccccgtgtcccattcctcCAGTGACCCCCAGAGGagacaggccccgtgtcccattcctcgccgcctgagccagccagtccctgccctggggctggatcagcaCCAGCGTCCCCTGGAAgggacaggccccgtgtcccattcctcGCCGCCCATTCCCGAACCGGCCAGTTCCCTCCGTCTCCATCAGAGAGGAAGTGGAAGTGTCTCAGGCCGAGCCCGGCTGGTTTCAGGTCCCCATGCAGCCGGGAGCGGATCCGGGGGCAGCTGCAGCCCAGATGCCTGTGAAGTGCCAGGCTCACTTCCCCatgcgggggctgggggtggggggcgttagctttgctgggaacagggaactctTGGCACCGGGCCGAGGGGAAGCGGCTGGTGCAGGGtgaggaaatggggggggggtttctCACCCAGGGCCCCCCCGGGGCCCTGTACCAGGTTTCAGGGGTGCTCCAAGCAGGGCCGGCGTGAGGCTCTCAGtggccagggcagaaagccgaagcccggGCCCCCGAGTCCTGCAGCCGCAGCCGGCGCAGCTTAGCTCCGAGGGAggccctgtggggtggggccccGGGAACTGCCCGGCTGGCTGCCCCCCAACACCGGCCCTGGCCCCCTAACGCCGGCCTGGGCCTTATACGCAGAACACCAGGggctgtggcacagctgggccctgGAGTATTTatagtgcgggggggggggctcagaaagagaAAGGCTGCGAACCCCTGAAATAGGGGAAGCTGGGCCCAGAATAGGGGAAGCAGCAGAACGGGGGATTCAGACACGCCGGGCCAGCCGCCCACGGGGAAGTGAAATCCCGGGTTGGGAGACGTGGGCCCATCCCCTGCTCTGGCCAGGGCAGccgcccccagccgcccctcTGCCGGGATCCCCACCCCGATCCTCCCACCAGCTGCCCCTCTGCCGGGATCCTCCCAGCCCCgtccctcccccagctgcccctctccaGGATCCCCTTCCCAGTCCCCTTAGAGCCCCCGCTGGGATCCCCTCCccggctgccctctgctggaatctgcccct
It includes:
- the LOC120393316 gene encoding class II histocompatibility antigen, M alpha chain-like, whose translation is MEAPGCWGLLLALGLLRGAAATAATEAPTAHVLSRVLFCQPDRPSLGLADTFDGDQLFSFDFPGARWEARLPDFQPWLSAQESKEQIRNDSSLCRQLLSVITNITTGVLPEARGTPKANVFTAQPQELGKPNTLICQVGNLFPASVTVSWQRLGEPVSQGINTTRYYPTEDLGFLLFSYLEFTPQEGDVYTCTITRPRDRFSTVAYWVPQNPVPSELLENALCGLAIALGIFFMVTGIVLLLKSRRPSPTE